The following are encoded together in the Kribbella sp. CA-293567 genome:
- a CDS encoding amino acid ABC transporter permease — MDIWSTLNDTFLDWESMKAVLPEMLRVGLVNTLVFAAASVVLGTVLGMIVAVMGLSRRWWLRWPAKIYTDIFRGLPAILTILLIGQGLSPITRQWWGPNPYPLGILALSLIAAAYIGEIFRSGIQSVEKGQLEASRALGFSYTSGMWLVVIPQGVRRVLPALVNQFIALIKESSLVYFLGLLASQRELFRIGQDAAATNGNLSPLLLAGIFYLIITVPLTHLVNHFDQRLREGRPTEPEVEELAHADHR; from the coding sequence ATGGACATCTGGTCGACCCTGAACGACACCTTCCTCGACTGGGAGTCGATGAAGGCGGTACTGCCCGAGATGCTGAGGGTGGGACTGGTCAACACCCTGGTCTTCGCCGCCGCCTCGGTCGTGCTGGGCACTGTGCTCGGCATGATCGTGGCGGTGATGGGGTTGTCCCGCAGGTGGTGGCTGCGGTGGCCCGCGAAGATCTACACCGACATCTTCCGCGGCCTGCCCGCGATCCTGACGATCCTGCTGATCGGCCAGGGGCTGTCGCCGATCACCCGGCAGTGGTGGGGACCGAATCCGTACCCGCTGGGCATCCTCGCGCTCTCCCTGATCGCGGCCGCCTACATCGGCGAGATCTTCCGCTCCGGCATCCAGAGTGTCGAGAAGGGCCAGCTCGAGGCCTCGCGGGCGCTCGGTTTCAGCTACACCTCAGGCATGTGGCTGGTCGTCATCCCGCAGGGCGTACGCCGGGTGCTGCCGGCGCTGGTGAACCAGTTCATCGCCCTGATCAAGGAGTCGAGCCTGGTCTACTTCCTGGGCCTGCTCGCCAGCCAGCGAGAGCTGTTCCGGATCGGTCAGGACGCGGCGGCGACCAACGGCAATCTGTCCCCGCTGCTGCTGGCGGGCATCTTCTACCTGATCATCACGGTGCCGCTGACCCATCTGGTCAACCACTTCGACCAGCGGCTGCGCGAAGGCCGTCCCACCGAACCCGAGGTCGAGGAGCTCGCCCATGCCGACCATCGTTGA